One genomic window of Mycolicibacterium neoaurum includes the following:
- the garA gene encoding glycogen accumulation regulator GarA, with amino-acid sequence MTENSNFQADQSDEVTVETTSVFRADFLNELDAPASTGTESSVSGVEGLPAGSALLVVKRGPNAGSRFLLDQATTSAGRHPDSDIFLDDVTVSRRHAEFRLESGEFQVVDVGSLNGTYVNREPVDSAVLSNGDEVQIGKFRLVFLTGPKSDDAG; translated from the coding sequence GTGACGGAGAACAGCAACTTTCAGGCAGACCAGTCCGACGAGGTGACGGTAGAGACGACCTCGGTTTTCCGCGCCGATTTCCTCAACGAACTGGACGCCCCGGCCAGCACCGGCACCGAGAGCTCGGTATCGGGCGTGGAGGGTCTGCCTGCGGGTTCGGCGTTGCTCGTCGTCAAGCGTGGCCCCAACGCCGGTTCGCGGTTCCTGCTGGATCAGGCCACCACGTCGGCGGGCCGCCACCCCGACAGCGATATCTTCCTCGACGATGTGACGGTCAGCCGTCGGCACGCCGAGTTCCGGTTGGAGTCTGGCGAATTCCAGGTCGTCGATGTCGGCAGCCTCAACGGCACCTACGTCAACCGGGAACCGGTCGATTCGGCCGTGCTGTCCAACGGTGACGAGGTGCAGATCGGCAAGTTCCGGCTGGTGTTCCTGACCGGTCCCAAGTCCGACGACGCCGGCTGA
- the gcvH gene encoding glycine cleavage system protein GcvH, translating to MSEIPSDLQYTAEHEWVRRTGEDTVRVGITDYAQAALGDVVFVQLPDVGAAVSAGDSFGEVESTKSLSDLYAPITAKVVAVNGELEGNPELVNSDPYGAGWLVELQVETAPEPGPLPDLLDAEGYRAILPE from the coding sequence GTGAGCGAGATCCCGTCCGATCTGCAGTACACCGCCGAGCACGAGTGGGTGCGACGCACCGGCGAGGACACCGTCCGGGTGGGCATCACCGACTATGCACAGGCGGCCCTGGGTGACGTGGTGTTCGTGCAGCTGCCCGATGTCGGGGCCGCGGTCAGCGCGGGCGACAGCTTCGGTGAGGTGGAGTCGACGAAGTCGCTGTCGGATCTGTACGCCCCGATCACGGCGAAAGTCGTCGCCGTCAACGGTGAGCTGGAGGGCAATCCGGAGTTGGTCAACTCCGACCCCTACGGCGCCGGCTGGCTGGTCGAACTGCAGGTCGAGACGGCCCCCGAGCCGGGCCCGTTGCCCGATCTGCTGGACGCGGAAGGCTACCGGGCAATCCTTCCCGAGTAG
- a CDS encoding DUF881 domain-containing protein, whose protein sequence is MGEHSEHTDHRPTEHEPEHGRHEMPPGGAGRVRRTRSQVIFGTFGVLLCLLLGIAIATQVRQTSTGDSLDSARPADLLVLLDSLQQREAALNTEVAELQETLSSLQQSGSSDQAAIENAQARLAALSIMIGTVAAVGPGVTITIEDAAAGVSPETMLDVINELRAAGAEAMEVRGTRAGGAGRDAAGIRVGVDTWVVGAPGALIIDGVTIGAPYSVLAIGDPPTLAAAMNIPGGAMDSVKRVGGSMTVAQADVIEVTALRQPKPRQYAQPVK, encoded by the coding sequence ATGGGGGAGCACAGCGAGCACACCGATCACCGGCCGACCGAGCACGAGCCCGAGCATGGCAGGCACGAAATGCCGCCGGGCGGTGCCGGCCGGGTGCGGCGGACCCGGTCCCAGGTGATCTTCGGGACCTTCGGCGTGCTGCTGTGTCTGCTGCTCGGTATCGCGATCGCGACCCAGGTCCGTCAGACCAGCACCGGTGATTCCCTGGACTCGGCACGCCCGGCTGATCTACTGGTGCTGCTCGATTCGCTGCAGCAGCGTGAGGCCGCCCTGAACACCGAGGTCGCCGAGCTGCAGGAGACCTTGAGCTCATTGCAGCAGTCCGGCAGCAGCGATCAGGCCGCCATCGAGAATGCGCAGGCCCGGCTGGCGGCGCTGTCGATCATGATCGGCACGGTCGCCGCGGTCGGCCCCGGTGTGACGATCACCATCGAGGACGCGGCCGCCGGTGTGTCGCCTGAGACCATGCTCGACGTGATCAACGAGCTGCGGGCCGCCGGTGCCGAGGCCATGGAGGTGCGGGGGACCCGCGCCGGCGGGGCCGGACGTGACGCGGCGGGTATCCGGGTCGGGGTCGACACTTGGGTGGTCGGGGCGCCGGGCGCGTTGATCATCGACGGGGTCACCATCGGGGCGCCGTATTCGGTTCTGGCGATTGGTGATCCGCCGACACTGGCCGCCGCGATGAACATCCCCGGCGGTGCGATGGACAGCGTGAAGCGGGTCGGCGGATCGATGACGGTGGCCCAGGCCGATGTCATCGAGGTGACCGCCTTGCGGCAACCGAAACCTCGCCAATACGCTCAGCCCGTCAAGTAA
- a CDS encoding small basic family protein — MIGIAALAVGIVLGLVFHPGVPEAIQPYLPIAVVAALDAVFGGLRAYLEHIFDSKVFVVSFVFNVLVAALIVYVGDQLGVGTQLSTAIIVVLGIRIFGNAAALRRRLFGA, encoded by the coding sequence ATGATCGGAATCGCCGCACTGGCCGTCGGCATCGTGTTGGGGCTCGTCTTCCACCCCGGTGTGCCCGAGGCGATCCAGCCGTATCTGCCCATCGCGGTGGTCGCGGCGCTCGATGCCGTGTTCGGTGGTCTGCGTGCCTACCTGGAGCACATCTTCGATTCCAAGGTGTTCGTCGTCTCCTTCGTCTTCAACGTGCTCGTGGCCGCCCTGATCGTCTACGTGGGCGATCAGCTCGGCGTCGGTACGCAGCTGTCCACCGCGATCATCGTGGTGCTCGGAATCCGGATCTTCGGTAATGCCGCGGCCCTGCGCAGGCGATTGTTCGGGGCCTGA
- a CDS encoding DUF881 domain-containing protein — translation MADRSNSLGGYNPRAGLSAHQAGAPRRIPVPSLLRSLLTEHLDPGYAAAAAARTDQPPRRGRQWGWTLLAGLIIAGVFAAAASQAQALAPANRQTQQVLSESARAAETRTAAIEATRDELAAEVESERRGRLAGDEQGRALLAQLDAAEFAAAATPAIGPGVTVTVTDPGVSRDLTDVSKQRVAGSQQVILDRDLQLVVNSLWVGGAEAVSVGGVRVGPGVTIRQAGGRILVDNRPITSPYEVTALGPPHAIQDVFNRSSGMQRLMLLQRSYGVGVTVSTGEALNVPGGSVREIRFAKEMKP, via the coding sequence TTGGCTGATCGATCGAATTCGCTGGGCGGGTACAACCCGCGTGCGGGGCTGAGCGCGCACCAGGCCGGCGCACCCCGACGAATCCCGGTCCCCTCCCTGCTGCGCTCGTTGCTGACCGAACATCTCGATCCCGGTTACGCGGCGGCGGCCGCCGCCCGCACCGACCAACCACCACGGCGCGGGCGGCAATGGGGCTGGACCCTGCTGGCCGGGCTGATCATCGCAGGAGTCTTCGCCGCTGCCGCATCGCAGGCGCAGGCGCTGGCTCCGGCAAACCGTCAGACTCAGCAGGTGCTCTCCGAGAGTGCCCGTGCTGCCGAAACCCGCACGGCGGCAATCGAAGCCACCCGTGACGAGCTGGCCGCCGAGGTGGAGTCCGAGCGCCGCGGCAGATTGGCGGGCGACGAACAGGGCCGGGCGCTGCTCGCCCAACTCGACGCTGCCGAATTCGCCGCCGCCGCAACCCCGGCGATCGGACCCGGTGTCACGGTCACCGTCACCGATCCCGGCGTGTCCCGCGATCTGACCGATGTGAGCAAGCAACGCGTCGCAGGCAGCCAGCAGGTGATCCTGGATCGCGACCTGCAGCTGGTGGTCAACTCCTTGTGGGTGGGCGGCGCCGAAGCGGTGTCGGTCGGCGGGGTCCGGGTGGGCCCCGGGGTCACCATCCGGCAGGCCGGTGGCCGCATCCTGGTCGACAACCGCCCGATCACCAGCCCGTACGAGGTGACCGCGCTGGGTCCACCACACGCCATCCAGGACGTGTTCAACCGCAGTTCCGGCATGCAGCGGCTGATGCTGCTGCAGCGGTCCTATGGTGTCGGGGTTACGGTCAGTACCGGCGAGGCGCTGAACGTGCCGGGGGGTTCGGTCCGCGAGATCCGCTTCGCCAAGGAGATGAAGCCGTGA
- a CDS encoding CDP-alcohol phosphatidyltransferase family protein yields MSRASGATGDRPQDSVPRDAGDRVLTIPNALSAIRLVLVPVFLYLLLIAGQTGWSVAILMFSGFSDWADGKIARLVDNQSSRLGELLDPLVDRIYMIIVPLALAAAGVVPWWFVIVLLGRDLLLATTLPLLRSRGLTALPVTYLGKGATFALMSGLPLVLLGQFDALWSRVILACGWAFLIWGLALYLWSAVLYLVQVSMVARSMPRVAATSRGRGTVG; encoded by the coding sequence ATGAGCCGGGCGAGCGGAGCGACGGGGGACCGCCCACAGGATTCGGTGCCGAGAGACGCCGGTGACCGGGTGCTGACGATCCCCAACGCGCTCTCGGCCATCCGACTGGTCCTGGTGCCGGTCTTTCTGTACCTGTTGTTGATCGCCGGGCAGACCGGGTGGTCGGTGGCGATCCTGATGTTCAGCGGGTTCTCCGACTGGGCAGACGGCAAGATCGCCCGGCTGGTCGACAATCAGTCGTCGCGGCTGGGCGAGCTGCTGGACCCCCTGGTCGACCGCATCTACATGATCATCGTCCCGTTGGCGTTGGCGGCGGCCGGCGTGGTGCCGTGGTGGTTCGTGATCGTGCTGCTGGGTCGGGATCTGTTGCTGGCCACGACCCTTCCGCTGCTGCGCTCGCGCGGCCTGACCGCCTTGCCGGTCACCTACCTCGGTAAAGGCGCCACCTTCGCGCTGATGTCGGGACTGCCATTGGTGCTGCTCGGTCAGTTCGACGCACTGTGGAGTCGGGTGATCCTGGCCTGCGGGTGGGCATTTTTGATCTGGGGTCTGGCGCTCTATCTCTGGTCGGCCGTGTTGTACCTGGTGCAGGTGTCCATGGTGGCGCGATCCATGCCGCGCGTGGCTGCGACATCGCGGGGGCGCGGCACCGTTGGCTGA
- the secA2 gene encoding accessory Sec system translocase SecA2 produces the protein MSKSGGAKTGRLSNRFWKLLGASTDKDQARSMTQVHAAAKFEEKAAGLDDDQLRKAAGLLNLDDLADSSDIPQFLALVREAAERSIALRPFDVQLLGALRMLAGDVVEMATGEGKTLAGAIAAAGYAIGGRSVHVISVNDYLARRDAEWMGPLHRALGLTVGWITADSTPEQRREAYGCNITYGSVNEIGFDVLRDQLVISVDDLVSPSPDIALIDEADSVLVDEALVPLVLAGTSHRETPRVEIIRLVGELREGVEYETDADKRNVQLTDKGARRLEAALGGIDLYSEEHVGSTLTEINVALHAHVLLERDVHYIVRDNAVHLINASRGRIASLQRWPDGLQAAVEAKEGIEITETGEVLDTITVQALINRYPRVCGMTGTALAAGEQLRQFYKLGVSPIPPNKPNMREDEADRVYITIAAKNDAIVEHIAEVHATSQPILVGTRDVAESEELHERLVNAGIPAVVLNAKNDAEEAAVIAEAGARGRVTVSTQMAGRGTDIRLGGSDEADHDQVAELGGLHVIGTGRHYTERLDNQLRGRAGRQGDPGSSVFFSSWEDDVVVSFVEPNKLPLATDGDGRIISDRAAALLDHAQRVAEGKTLDLHANTWRYNQLTAQQRAILVERRDTLLRTAAAREELEERSPQRYEELAETIPQERLEEICRLIMLYHLDRGWADHLAYLADIRESISLRALGNQNPLDEFHRMAVDAFASLAADAIEAAQQTFDTATIVDDDEGVAGLDLTRLARPTSTWTYMIHDDPLADNVMSALSLPGVFR, from the coding sequence GTGTCCAAGTCCGGCGGCGCGAAGACCGGACGGTTGAGCAACCGGTTCTGGAAGCTGCTGGGTGCCAGCACCGACAAGGACCAGGCGCGCTCGATGACGCAGGTGCATGCCGCGGCCAAGTTCGAGGAGAAGGCGGCCGGTCTCGACGATGATCAACTGCGCAAGGCAGCAGGCCTGCTCAACCTCGATGACCTGGCCGATTCGTCGGACATACCGCAGTTCCTTGCCCTGGTCAGGGAGGCCGCCGAGCGTTCGATCGCGCTGCGGCCGTTCGACGTTCAGTTGCTCGGCGCGTTGCGCATGCTGGCCGGTGATGTTGTCGAGATGGCCACCGGTGAGGGCAAGACGCTGGCCGGTGCCATCGCCGCAGCCGGATACGCGATCGGTGGCCGAAGCGTGCACGTCATCTCGGTCAACGACTACCTGGCTCGCCGCGACGCCGAATGGATGGGTCCGCTGCACCGTGCGCTCGGACTGACCGTCGGCTGGATCACCGCCGATTCGACGCCCGAACAGCGTCGGGAGGCCTACGGCTGCAACATCACCTACGGCTCGGTCAACGAGATCGGCTTCGACGTGCTGCGCGATCAGTTGGTGATCTCCGTCGACGATCTGGTCTCACCGAGCCCGGACATCGCGCTGATCGACGAGGCCGACTCGGTGCTGGTCGACGAGGCGCTGGTGCCGCTGGTGCTGGCGGGCACGTCCCACCGGGAGACCCCGCGGGTCGAGATCATCCGGCTGGTCGGCGAACTGCGTGAGGGCGTCGAGTACGAGACCGATGCCGACAAGCGCAACGTGCAGCTCACCGACAAGGGCGCGCGGCGTCTGGAAGCCGCGCTCGGCGGTATCGACCTGTATTCCGAGGAGCACGTCGGCTCGACACTGACCGAGATCAACGTGGCCCTGCACGCACACGTGCTGCTGGAACGCGATGTGCACTACATCGTGCGCGACAACGCGGTCCACCTGATCAACGCCTCCCGTGGACGCATCGCCTCGTTGCAGCGCTGGCCGGACGGGCTGCAGGCCGCGGTCGAGGCCAAGGAGGGCATCGAGATCACCGAGACCGGCGAGGTGCTCGACACCATCACGGTGCAGGCCCTGATCAACCGGTACCCGCGGGTCTGCGGTATGACCGGCACCGCATTGGCCGCCGGTGAGCAGCTGCGCCAGTTCTACAAGCTCGGCGTGTCGCCGATCCCGCCGAACAAGCCCAATATGCGCGAGGACGAAGCCGACCGCGTGTACATCACCATCGCCGCCAAGAATGACGCCATCGTCGAGCACATCGCCGAGGTGCACGCCACCTCGCAGCCGATCCTGGTGGGCACCCGCGATGTCGCCGAATCCGAGGAACTGCACGAGCGGCTGGTCAATGCCGGCATCCCGGCCGTGGTGCTCAACGCCAAGAACGATGCCGAGGAGGCCGCCGTCATCGCCGAGGCCGGCGCACGGGGCCGGGTGACGGTGTCGACCCAGATGGCCGGGCGCGGTACCGACATCCGGCTGGGCGGCTCGGATGAAGCCGATCATGATCAGGTCGCCGAACTCGGTGGTCTGCACGTCATCGGCACCGGACGGCACTACACCGAACGCCTGGACAACCAGCTGCGCGGTCGCGCAGGCCGACAAGGCGACCCCGGTTCCTCGGTGTTCTTCTCCAGCTGGGAGGACGACGTGGTGGTGTCCTTCGTCGAGCCCAATAAGCTGCCGCTGGCCACCGACGGTGACGGCCGGATCATCAGTGACCGGGCGGCCGCCCTGCTGGATCACGCGCAGCGCGTGGCCGAGGGTAAGACACTCGACCTGCATGCCAATACCTGGCGCTACAACCAACTGACCGCGCAGCAGCGCGCGATCCTCGTCGAGCGCCGCGACACCCTGCTTCGGACCGCGGCCGCGCGTGAAGAACTCGAAGAACGCTCCCCGCAACGCTACGAGGAACTTGCCGAGACGATCCCGCAGGAGCGGCTCGAGGAGATCTGTCGTCTGATCATGCTGTATCACCTGGACCGCGGGTGGGCCGACCACCTGGCGTACCTGGCCGATATCCGGGAGAGCATCAGCCTGCGGGCCCTGGGAAACCAGAATCCCCTCGACGAGTTCCACCGGATGGCGGTGGACGCCTTCGCCTCACTGGCCGCCGACGCGATCGAGGCTGCCCAGCAGACCTTCGACACGGCGACCATCGTCGACGACGACGAAGGGGTTGCGGGGCTGGACCTGACCAGACTGGCGCGGCCCACCTCGACGTGGACGTACATGATCCACGACGACCCACTGGCCGACAACGTCATGTCGGCGCTGAGTCTGCCCGGCGTGTTCCGCTAG
- a CDS encoding ABC transporter ATP-binding protein/permease has product MDMFTPTLDWGSELGTSLIWIAKAWTIAAVSTVIVLILLAKFTVWGRQFWRITGAYFTGRGSVKVWLWLGAILLSIISGVRLDVLLSYYGNDLMTAAQTAVQGVAAGDDAVRQSGIDGFWFSILIFAVLATIHVCRVLLDIFMMQRFMLAWRVWLTGRLTDDWLDGKAYYRSRFIDDTIDNPDQRIQADIDIFTTNVGPLPNTPNNTSGSTLLFGAISSIASVISFTAILWNLSGNLTVFGVNIPRAMFWIAIVYVSIATIIAFWIGRPIIRLTFDNERFNAVFRYALVRLRDAAEAVAFYRGELAERVQLRRRFEPVVSNYKRYVNRSIAFNGWNLTVSQLINPLPWIIQAPRLFAGEIKLGDVSQTSSAFGNIQSSLSFFRNSYDAFAGWRASIIRLHGLVVANEEGRALNELTVEPCGSCPVEIRDVAVSTPTGEILVEELNLQMQPGDTLIVTGQSGAGKTTLLRSLAQLWPFATGTLRCPEGANETMFLSQMPYVPLGDLRAVVSYPKGPDAFTDEELIAALDKVSLPQCARRLGEVADWVKVLSPGEQQRVAFARVLLTKPRVVFLDEATSALDEGLEFTMYDLVRRELPDTILVSVTHRSTVGQHHEQHLHLFGGGKWVLGDVDPETGKPNSPKPN; this is encoded by the coding sequence ATGGACATGTTCACCCCGACGCTGGACTGGGGCAGTGAGCTGGGCACCTCCCTGATCTGGATCGCTAAGGCCTGGACGATAGCGGCGGTCAGCACCGTGATCGTGCTGATCCTGCTGGCGAAGTTCACGGTCTGGGGGCGGCAGTTCTGGCGCATCACCGGCGCCTACTTCACCGGCCGGGGATCGGTGAAGGTGTGGTTGTGGCTGGGTGCCATCCTGCTCTCGATCATCTCCGGCGTGCGCTTGGACGTGCTGCTCAGCTATTACGGCAACGACCTGATGACCGCCGCCCAGACCGCGGTGCAGGGTGTGGCCGCCGGTGACGACGCGGTCCGCCAGTCCGGTATCGACGGGTTCTGGTTCTCCATCCTGATCTTCGCGGTGCTGGCCACCATCCACGTCTGCCGGGTCCTGCTCGACATATTCATGATGCAGCGGTTCATGCTGGCCTGGCGGGTGTGGCTGACCGGCAGGCTGACCGACGATTGGCTCGACGGCAAGGCTTACTACCGCAGCCGCTTCATCGACGACACCATCGACAACCCCGACCAGCGCATCCAGGCCGATATCGACATCTTCACCACCAACGTCGGTCCGCTGCCCAACACTCCGAACAACACCAGCGGCTCCACCCTGTTGTTCGGTGCCATCAGTTCGATCGCCTCGGTCATTTCGTTCACCGCGATTCTGTGGAACCTGTCCGGGAATCTGACCGTGTTCGGTGTCAACATCCCGCGCGCGATGTTCTGGATCGCCATCGTCTACGTGTCCATCGCGACCATCATCGCGTTCTGGATCGGCCGCCCGATCATCCGGCTGACGTTCGACAACGAGCGATTCAACGCCGTCTTCCGCTACGCGCTGGTGCGGTTGCGCGACGCGGCAGAAGCGGTGGCGTTCTACCGCGGTGAGCTTGCCGAACGGGTGCAGTTGCGCCGACGCTTCGAACCCGTCGTGTCGAACTACAAGCGCTATGTGAACCGGTCGATCGCCTTCAACGGCTGGAACCTGACGGTCAGCCAGTTGATCAACCCGTTGCCGTGGATCATCCAGGCGCCCCGGCTCTTTGCCGGTGAGATCAAACTCGGCGACGTCTCGCAGACCTCATCGGCGTTCGGCAACATCCAGAGCTCGCTGTCGTTCTTCCGCAACTCCTATGACGCGTTTGCCGGCTGGCGCGCCTCGATCATCCGCTTGCACGGGCTGGTGGTGGCCAACGAGGAGGGCCGGGCACTCAACGAGCTCACCGTCGAACCGTGCGGTAGCTGCCCGGTCGAGATCCGCGATGTCGCGGTGAGCACGCCCACGGGCGAGATCCTGGTCGAGGAACTGAACCTGCAGATGCAGCCTGGTGACACCCTTATCGTCACGGGCCAGTCCGGTGCGGGCAAGACCACCCTGTTGCGCAGCCTGGCGCAACTGTGGCCATTCGCCACCGGAACCCTGCGGTGCCCCGAGGGCGCCAACGAGACGATGTTCCTGTCCCAGATGCCCTATGTACCCCTCGGTGATCTGCGTGCGGTGGTGTCCTATCCGAAGGGCCCCGACGCGTTCACCGACGAGGAGCTCATCGCCGCACTGGACAAGGTGTCGTTACCGCAATGCGCCAGACGCCTTGGCGAAGTGGCCGATTGGGTCAAGGTCCTCTCCCCTGGCGAGCAACAGCGTGTCGCTTTCGCACGGGTCCTGCTGACCAAGCCGAGGGTGGTGTTCCTCGACGAGGCGACCTCTGCCCTCGACGAGGGCCTGGAGTTCACCATGTACGACCTGGTGCGCCGCGAACTGCCCGACACCATCCTGGTCAGCGTCACCCACCGCAGCACGGTGGGCCAGCACCACGAGCAGCACCTGCATCTGTTCGGCGGGGGCAAGTGGGTGCTCGGCGATGTCGACCCCGAGACCGGTAAGCCCAACTCGCCCAAGCCGAACTGA
- a CDS encoding FAD-binding protein has product MTLQQIPATIGVADVNSWSDDVDVVVVGFGIAGGCAAVTAAESGARVLVLEKAAAAGGTTSMAGGHFYLGGGTAVQQATGHEDSAEEMYKYLVAVTEDPELDKIRAYCDHSVEHFDWLESLGFQFERSYYPGKVVVPPGTEGLSYTGNEKVWPFIEQAKPAPRGHSVPVPGELGGADMVIQLLLKRAAELGVQFRYETGATNLVVADGAVQGVAWKQFTETGAVKAKSVIIAAGGFAMNAEMVAQYTPELGQERKTKHHGLVAPYILGNPNDDGLGIKLGVSAGGVAKNLDQAFITAAAYPPEILLTGVIVNKDGQRFVAEDSYHSRTSAFVLEQPDHAAYLIVDEAHMQMPEMPLIKFIDGYETIAEVEQALGIPAGNLAATLERYNMNAAAGVDPDFHKQPDYLAPQDTGPYAAFDLTLGVAMYSGFTMGGLTVSLDGEVLDETGAVIPGLYAAGACASNIARDGKGYASGVQLGEGSFFGRRAGRHAAAR; this is encoded by the coding sequence ATGACCCTGCAGCAGATCCCGGCGACCATCGGCGTGGCCGACGTCAACTCCTGGTCCGATGACGTCGATGTCGTCGTCGTGGGTTTCGGTATCGCCGGTGGCTGTGCGGCGGTCACCGCGGCCGAGAGCGGCGCCCGGGTGCTGGTGCTCGAGAAGGCGGCCGCGGCCGGCGGCACCACGTCGATGGCCGGTGGGCACTTCTACCTCGGTGGCGGAACGGCCGTTCAGCAGGCCACCGGGCATGAGGACAGCGCCGAGGAGATGTACAAGTACCTGGTCGCCGTCACCGAGGACCCCGAGCTTGACAAGATCCGCGCCTACTGCGACCACAGCGTCGAACACTTCGATTGGCTTGAGTCCCTTGGCTTTCAGTTCGAGCGCAGCTATTACCCCGGCAAGGTCGTCGTCCCCCCGGGCACCGAGGGCCTTTCCTACACCGGCAACGAGAAGGTGTGGCCGTTCATCGAGCAGGCCAAGCCCGCGCCCCGGGGGCATTCGGTGCCGGTTCCCGGCGAACTCGGCGGTGCCGACATGGTGATCCAGTTGTTGCTCAAACGGGCGGCGGAGCTGGGCGTGCAATTCCGCTACGAAACCGGTGCGACCAACCTCGTGGTCGCCGACGGTGCGGTGCAGGGCGTGGCCTGGAAGCAGTTCACCGAAACCGGCGCGGTGAAGGCGAAATCGGTGATCATCGCCGCCGGGGGGTTTGCGATGAATGCCGAGATGGTGGCGCAGTACACGCCGGAGCTGGGGCAGGAGCGCAAGACCAAGCACCATGGTCTGGTCGCGCCCTACATTCTGGGTAACCCCAACGATGACGGGCTCGGCATCAAGCTCGGGGTGTCCGCGGGTGGTGTCGCCAAGAATCTGGATCAGGCGTTCATCACCGCCGCCGCCTACCCGCCGGAGATCCTGCTCACCGGTGTCATCGTCAACAAGGATGGTCAGCGGTTCGTCGCCGAGGACTCCTACCATTCGCGCACATCGGCTTTCGTCCTCGAACAACCGGACCATGCCGCCTACCTGATCGTCGACGAGGCGCATATGCAGATGCCCGAGATGCCGCTGATCAAGTTCATCGACGGGTACGAGACGATCGCCGAAGTCGAGCAGGCACTGGGCATTCCGGCAGGAAATCTGGCAGCCACCCTGGAGCGGTACAACATGAATGCGGCCGCCGGTGTCGATCCCGATTTCCACAAGCAGCCGGATTATCTCGCCCCGCAGGACACCGGGCCGTATGCAGCCTTCGACCTGACCCTCGGTGTCGCCATGTACTCCGGGTTCACCATGGGCGGGCTGACGGTATCGCTGGACGGCGAGGTGCTCGATGAAACAGGCGCGGTCATACCGGGTCTGTATGCCGCCGGCGCGTGCGCGTCCAATATCGCGCGCGACGGTAAGGGTTATGCCAGTGGTGTCCAGCTCGGCGAGGGTTCGTTCTTCGGCCGCCGGGCGGGCAGGCACGCCGCCGCGCGCTGA
- a CDS encoding VOC family protein, whose translation MRDQTPVQVAWVTDDLAASERMLSALLGARTWVRMPAVHFGPDTCTHRGEPADFVADISLSYAGDMQLELIAPVRGDSIYTEFLSSHGAGLHHICIAVPDEDAFEAALGDAAAAGAPVVTRGVMPGGMHFGYVSGTDAGVPFVEIAYIPRDIQTFFDHVKQQQQ comes from the coding sequence ATGCGCGATCAGACACCTGTCCAGGTTGCCTGGGTGACCGACGACCTGGCTGCCAGCGAGCGGATGCTCAGTGCGCTGTTGGGTGCCCGGACATGGGTGCGCATGCCCGCCGTGCACTTCGGTCCCGACACCTGCACGCATCGTGGTGAACCCGCAGACTTCGTCGCCGACATCTCGCTCAGTTACGCCGGTGACATGCAGCTCGAACTCATCGCGCCGGTACGCGGCGACAGCATCTATACCGAATTCCTGTCCTCCCATGGCGCGGGACTGCACCACATCTGTATTGCCGTGCCGGATGAGGACGCGTTCGAGGCTGCGCTGGGCGATGCCGCGGCAGCCGGTGCGCCCGTGGTGACCAGGGGTGTGATGCCCGGCGGTATGCACTTCGGCTACGTCAGCGGCACCGATGCCGGCGTGCCGTTCGTCGAGATCGCCTACATTCCGCGCGATATCCAGACCTTTTTCGACCACGTCAAACAACAACAGCAGTGA
- a CDS encoding TetR/AcrR family transcriptional regulator — protein MGKRQEARDRIEAQIVQVGRRHLVTDGAAGLSLRAIARELGMVSSAVYRYVASRDDLLTLLLVDAYDDLADAVDAAARTGGWDRRLVALGRAARAWALDQPARWALLYGSPVPGYHAPPELTVGPGTRVVATFLSIVADGVRSGAVGNPDDSMGEPLSSDFDAIRAEFGFPGGDRLMLACLSAWATVIGAISLEVFGQYGADTLSDPGAVFDAQLTMLVQAMSRDFPTN, from the coding sequence GTGGGTAAGCGGCAGGAGGCGCGTGACCGTATCGAGGCGCAGATCGTGCAGGTCGGCCGACGGCATCTGGTGACCGATGGTGCGGCCGGATTGTCGCTACGTGCCATCGCCCGCGAGTTGGGCATGGTGTCCTCGGCGGTGTATCGGTACGTGGCCAGCCGGGACGATCTGCTGACACTGCTGCTCGTCGATGCCTACGACGATCTCGCCGACGCGGTGGACGCTGCCGCGCGAACGGGGGGCTGGGATCGTCGGCTCGTCGCGCTGGGGCGGGCGGCGCGCGCTTGGGCGCTCGACCAGCCCGCGCGGTGGGCACTGCTCTACGGCAGCCCGGTGCCGGGTTATCACGCGCCACCGGAGTTGACGGTGGGGCCGGGCACTCGGGTGGTCGCCACCTTCTTGTCGATCGTGGCCGATGGGGTGCGCAGCGGGGCCGTGGGTAACCCGGACGACTCCATGGGTGAACCGTTGTCGTCGGATTTCGACGCGATCCGGGCGGAGTTCGGATTTCCCGGCGGTGACCGGCTGATGCTTGCCTGCCTGTCGGCTTGGGCGACCGTGATCGGCGCCATCAGTCTGGAGGTCTTCGGGCAGTACGGCGCCGATACGCTCAGTGATCCCGGCGCGGTCTTCGACGCTCAGTTGACAATGCTCGTTCAAGCGATGAGCAGGGACTTCCCGACAAATTAG